In the genome of Taeniopygia guttata chromosome 26, bTaeGut7.mat, whole genome shotgun sequence, one region contains:
- the PSMA5 gene encoding proteasome subunit alpha type-5 yields the protein MFLTRSEYDRGVNTFSPEGRLFQVEYAIEAIKLGSTAIGIQTSEGVCLAVEKRITSPLMEPSSIEKIVEIDSHIGCAMSGLIADAKTLIDKARVETQNHWFTYNETMTVESVTQAVSNLALQFGEEDADPGAMSRPFGVALLFGGVDEKGPQLFHMDPSGTFVQCDARAIGSASEGAQSSLQEVYHKSMTLKEAIKSSLVILKQVMEEKLNATNIELATVEPGMKFHMYTKEELEEVIKDI from the exons atGTTCCTCACGCGCTCCGAGTACGACCG GGGTGTGAACACGTTCTCTCCGGAGGGGAGGCTCTTCCAGGTGGAATATGCCATCGAGGCCATCAAG CTTGGCTCCACAGCCATCGGGATCCAGACCTCCGAGGGAGTTTGCCTGGCTGTGGAGAAGAGGATCACATCTCCCCTGATGGAGCCCAGCAGCATTGAGAAGATTGTGGAGATCGACTCCCACATTG gGTGTGCCATGAGTGGCCTGATAGCCGATGCAAAGACTTTAATTGACAAGGCCAGAGTGGAGACTCAG AATCACTGGTTCACCTACAACGAGACGATGACGGTGGAGAGCGTGACACAGGCTGTGTCTAACCTGGCCCTGCAGTTTGGGGAGGAAGATGCTGACCCAGGAGCCATG TCCCGCCCGTTCGGTGTCGCTCTGCTCTTCGGAGGAGTGGATGAGAAGGGACCCCAGCT gttCCACATGGATCCCTCGGGAACGTTCGTGCAGTGCGATGCCAGAGCCATCGGCTCCGCCTCCGAGGGagcccagagctccctgcaAGAGGTTTACCACAAG TCCATGACACTAAAGGAAGCCATCAAATCTTCCCTGGTCATCCTGAAACAGGTCATGGAGGAGAAACTAAATGCCACCAACATCGAG CTTGCCACGGTGGAGCCTGGCATGAAATTCCACATGTACACAAAAGAGGAGCTCGAGGAGGTCATCAAGGATAtttga